CGACGTAACCCTGTGACTTTCAGGAGAGACTGAAAGTATGGGGAAACCTATCATCGATCGCTGTGTGGATTACATGTTTCCCAGCTGGGGGCTGAAACGCGCTCAGGCTCGTGCTTTTCTGGCAAGCTATGACGCTGCTCAAAAGAAACGCGGAAGCAAAGACCGCGGCGGTAAACAGAACGGCGGTTCTGGTGACGATCATATCGACCATTATGATTTGTGGACGCTCCGTGAAACGGCGCGTGACCTGGACCGAAATAACGGTCTGGCTATGGCGATCGTCGATCGCATCATGGAAAACGTGATTAGTTCGACGGGATTCGAGTTGAGACCAAAAACACTTCACGATGATTCCAATAAGCGAATCAAGGAAGATTTCGCCTACTGGTTCATACATGAGCTGGACGCCTGCCGGGAATTTAGTGGCTGGTCCTATATGCGGAATGTGTTCCGTTCCTACAAACGCGACGGCGATTATTTCCTGCAGTTCCGTACTGCAGGGAATTGTTCGGTCATGGGATTCGAAGGAGATCGAGTGTTGAATCCCAATGGTCAGTTGACCGGGATGACGATCGGCGGCCTCGAAACCATCAACGGGATCGCCAAAAAAGATGGTGTCAAAAAGTATCTATGGGTAGCTGACAAGGCTCCGACCTCCCCCTATGTTCCTGCTTCAGACGGAAAAGCGATTCGTGCAGATCGAGTCATTCAGATCTATTCTCCACGTCGTACCACACAGGGACGCGGAATCCCGATCTGTGCCCCCCTCATTCGGGAAATTGACGATATTGATGACTTGCTGGCCTGGGAACGCCAGGCTGCAAAACTCGCTGCGTCTCAGAACATGGTGGTCAAAACGGAAAATCCGGTTGGGGCTGCTGAGTGGATGAAGT
This window of the Gimesia fumaroli genome carries:
- a CDS encoding phage portal protein, giving the protein MGKPIIDRCVDYMFPSWGLKRAQARAFLASYDAAQKKRGSKDRGGKQNGGSGDDHIDHYDLWTLRETARDLDRNNGLAMAIVDRIMENVISSTGFELRPKTLHDDSNKRIKEDFAYWFIHELDACREFSGWSYMRNVFRSYKRDGDYFLQFRTAGNCSVMGFEGDRVLNPNGQLTGMTIGGLETINGIAKKDGVKKYLWVADKAPTSPYVPASDGKAIRADRVIQIYSPRRTTQGRGIPICAPLIREIDDIDDLLAWERQAAKLAASQNMVVKTENPVGAAEWMKSIYTDRDQSEERLEEIDPLSLNYLRVGEEIQSIQSNRPNNTFESFILLLNRYVGIPLGLPLELVLLDFSKVNFASSRQLLNQAQRRFEIEQDDFSWFMFKIYQLWLMVRMERGFYDRDKLGPNPFSHVWGFPGWPSPNPLQDAQACALAIQYAFGSRTDWNRKRGVSQDQVEQELEKENKQLVERAIPVKDSVEPPSRRTQENQPSKSQGAV